The DNA region GTCCGGGTTGGCATATTGAGTGTTCAGCTATGAACAGTAAACAGCTAGGCGAGCACTTTGATATTCACGGTGGTGGTTCTGACCTGATGTTCCCTCATCATGAAAACGAAATTGCTCAGTCGACCTGCGCTCACGATGGTCCTTACGTTAATTACTGGATGCATTCCGGTATGGTGATGATCGATCGGGAAAAAATGTCTAAATCACTGGGTAACTTTTTCACTATCCGTGATGTGTTGAAACATTATGATGCTGAAACAGTGCGTTATTTTCTGATGTCTGGTCACTATCGCAGCCAACTGAATTACAGCGAAGAAAATCTTAAGCAGGCAAGAACGGCGCTTGAACGTTTGTATACCGCGTTGCGTGGTACGGATGAGGCGGTAAAAGCACAGGGTAACACTGAGTTTGAGGCTAGATTCCGTGAAGCAATGGATGATGACTTTAATACCCCGGAAGCCTATTCCGTACTGTTTGATATGGCTCGGGAAATTAATCGCCTCAAAGCGGAAGACATAACTGCAGCCAATCAACTTGCTGCAGAACTGCGTTGTTTATCGGGTGTATTGGGCCTGTTGGAACAATCACCGGAATCTTTCCTGCAGGGCGCAGGCCAAAATGCAGATGACAGTGAAGTTGCAGAGATTGAAGCATTGATTAAGCAGCGTAACGATGCTCGTCAGACAAAAGATTGGGCTATGGCGGATGTAGCGCGTAATCGCTTAACCGAGATGGGCATCATTCTGGAAGATGGTCCGCAGGGTACGGTTTGGCGTCGTAAGTAACTATTTGAATAGATATAAAAAAGCGCCTGAAGGCGCTTTTTTATATCTGTCAGCATCACATCGGATCGTGATAAAGCTCGCAAGCCTGTAAGGTATTTTGCATTAGCGTAGCCACTGTCATAGGGCCAACACCACCGGGGACCGGGGTAATCCAACTTGCGCGTTCAGCAGCGGCTTCATATTCCACATCACCGACCACTTTTCCGCTTTCTAACCGGTTAATACCCACGTCAATAACGATAGCGCCAGGTTTAATCCACTCTCCGCGCACAAAGCCAGGACGACCAACGGCGGCAACAATCAAATCAGCCTCTCTGACTTTCTTTTCCATGTTGGTGGTAAAGCGATGGGTGATTGTGGTGGTACAGCCAGCAAGCAGCAATTCCAGCCCCATTGGACGACCAACAATGTTTGAGGCTCCAATAACCAGTGCATCTAAGCCGTAAGTATTGATCTCACAACGTTGTAGCATGGTAATGATACCGCGAGGTGTACAAGGACGAAGTTTTGGCGTGCGTTGGCACAAGCGACCGATATTATAAGGATGGAAGCCATCGACATCTTTTTCCGGAGAGATACGTTCCAGAATCTTGATGTTATCAAAGCCCTGTGGCAGAGGTAATTGAACCAAAATACCATCAATCAGCGGATCGTTATTCAGGGAGTCAATGAGTTCAAGCAACTCATTTTCAGTGCAGGTCATATCCAGATTGAATGAGCGAGACAAAAAACCAACCTCTTCACAGGCACGGCGTTTGCTATTGACATAAATCTGCGATGCGGGGTTCTCACCAACCAGAATAACAGCCAAACCAGGAGCGCGTTTACCTGCCTGAAGGCGTTGTTGAACACTTACGGCAATTTCAGTTCTTAGTTGTTGAGCTATTGCCTTACCATCAATAATCTTTGCTGACATCTGAGAATAGATCCATTTTTTAACAACGGGTGTCATATTCTGTCAGAAGCGAAGCGTTCTGTCAGGGAGAAGTTGTGATTAATTAGAAAAGTAGGGAAATCACTGATGCTGAAGGGTATCGA from Limnobaculum xujianqingii includes:
- the folD gene encoding bifunctional methylenetetrahydrofolate dehydrogenase/methenyltetrahydrofolate cyclohydrolase FolD is translated as MSAKIIDGKAIAQQLRTEIAVSVQQRLQAGKRAPGLAVILVGENPASQIYVNSKRRACEEVGFLSRSFNLDMTCTENELLELIDSLNNDPLIDGILVQLPLPQGFDNIKILERISPEKDVDGFHPYNIGRLCQRTPKLRPCTPRGIITMLQRCEINTYGLDALVIGASNIVGRPMGLELLLAGCTTTITHRFTTNMEKKVREADLIVAAVGRPGFVRGEWIKPGAIVIDVGINRLESGKVVGDVEYEAAAERASWITPVPGGVGPMTVATLMQNTLQACELYHDPM
- the cysS gene encoding cysteine--tRNA ligase — translated: MLKIFNTLSRQKEEFKPIHADKVGMYVCGVTIYDLCHIGHGRTFVAFDVVSRYLRFLGYNLTYVRNVTDVDDKIIRRATENKESCEQLTTRMLAEMHADFDALNIARPDLEPRATHHIAEIIELVELLLQRNHAYVADNGDVMFAVDTDPDYGLLSRQDLEQLQAGARVEIADVKRNPMDFVLWKMSKPGEPSWESPWGDGRPGWHIECSAMNSKQLGEHFDIHGGGSDLMFPHHENEIAQSTCAHDGPYVNYWMHSGMVMIDREKMSKSLGNFFTIRDVLKHYDAETVRYFLMSGHYRSQLNYSEENLKQARTALERLYTALRGTDEAVKAQGNTEFEARFREAMDDDFNTPEAYSVLFDMAREINRLKAEDITAANQLAAELRCLSGVLGLLEQSPESFLQGAGQNADDSEVAEIEALIKQRNDARQTKDWAMADVARNRLTEMGIILEDGPQGTVWRRK